From Actinomyces sp. oral taxon 171 str. F0337, one genomic window encodes:
- a CDS encoding phage holin family protein, with amino-acid sequence MEIVARTIGNAAGLWLATRLMSGLSVPEEAGTSRMWLNLLVLGLVLALVNSLIKPVTKFLTLPLYIITFGLFALVVNGAMLSLTGWLTDHIAALGAGGSVPLGLEVSSFGSAVVGSIIISVISSIIAAILVRRED; translated from the coding sequence ATGGAGATCGTGGCACGAACCATTGGAAACGCGGCCGGTCTGTGGCTGGCCACGCGCCTGATGTCCGGGCTGAGCGTGCCCGAGGAGGCGGGCACCTCCCGGATGTGGCTGAACCTGCTGGTCCTGGGCCTGGTGCTGGCGCTGGTGAACTCGCTCATCAAGCCGGTGACGAAGTTCCTGACGCTGCCGCTCTACATCATCACCTTCGGGCTGTTCGCCCTGGTGGTCAACGGTGCGATGCTCTCGCTGACGGGGTGGCTCACCGACCACATCGCGGCCTTGGGCGCCGGCGGCTCGGTGCCGCTGGGGCTGGAGGTCTCCTCCTTCGGCTCGGCGGTGGTCGGCTCGATCATCATCTCGGTGATCTCCTCGATCATCGCCGCGATACTCGTGCGCCGCGAGGACTGA
- the hisC gene encoding histidinol-phosphate transaminase — protein MTPAATPVPGGPKSAAPAAGSENGPSTTVRIRPDVAALPTYVPGARPDAAAAAQIAKLSSNELPYPPQDAVVEAITRAATGVNRYPEMTGETLMQALARRWGVEAEQVVVGNGSVALIQHLLDAVCRPGDEVVIPWRSFEAYPICVAVAGARAVRVPLTTDARHDVPAMLAAITPRTRVVMACTPNNPTGTILTADELAELVAGVPRDVVVLIDEAYLDFVTDPRAGDALTLLAGAPNLVVSRTFSKAHALAGMRVGYLVCEPVLAAAIGSVATPFGVNLPAQAAAVAALGEGELARTAERSAAVAAERDRVVDALRTQGWQVPEAQGNFFWLGAGQETTALAEHFRAAGILVRPFAGEGVRVSIGTTSDNEKVLAAAAAWRTEH, from the coding sequence ATGACTCCTGCAGCGACCCCAGTGCCCGGCGGACCGAAGTCGGCGGCCCCCGCCGCGGGCTCGGAGAACGGTCCCTCGACGACGGTCCGCATCCGCCCCGACGTCGCCGCCCTGCCCACTTACGTGCCCGGGGCCCGCCCCGACGCCGCCGCAGCGGCGCAGATCGCCAAGCTCTCCTCCAACGAGCTGCCCTACCCGCCGCAGGACGCGGTCGTCGAGGCCATCACCCGCGCCGCCACCGGGGTCAACCGCTACCCGGAGATGACCGGGGAGACCCTGATGCAGGCCCTCGCCCGCCGCTGGGGCGTGGAGGCCGAGCAGGTCGTTGTCGGCAACGGCTCGGTCGCCCTCATCCAGCACCTGCTCGACGCCGTCTGCCGGCCCGGCGACGAGGTCGTCATCCCCTGGCGCTCCTTCGAGGCCTACCCGATCTGCGTGGCCGTCGCCGGGGCCCGGGCCGTGCGCGTCCCGCTGACCACCGACGCCCGCCACGACGTGCCCGCCATGCTGGCGGCCATCACCCCCCGCACCCGCGTGGTCATGGCCTGCACCCCCAACAACCCCACCGGGACGATCCTGACCGCCGACGAGCTGGCTGAGCTCGTGGCCGGGGTGCCGCGCGACGTCGTCGTCCTCATCGACGAGGCCTACCTCGACTTCGTCACCGACCCGCGGGCCGGCGACGCCCTCACCCTCCTGGCCGGAGCCCCCAACCTCGTGGTCTCACGGACCTTCTCCAAGGCCCACGCCCTGGCCGGGATGCGCGTGGGCTACCTCGTGTGCGAGCCGGTCCTGGCTGCCGCCATCGGCTCCGTGGCCACGCCCTTCGGAGTCAACCTGCCCGCACAGGCCGCGGCCGTCGCCGCCCTGGGGGAGGGTGAGCTGGCCCGCACCGCCGAGCGCTCGGCCGCCGTCGCCGCCGAGCGCGACCGGGTCGTGGACGCCCTGCGCACCCAGGGCTGGCAGGTGCCCGAGGCCCAGGGCAACTTCTTCTGGCTCGGTGCGGGGCAGGAGACGACGGCGCTGGCCGAGCACTTCCGTGCCGCCGGCATCCTCGTGCGGCCCTTCGCCGGCGAGGGGGTGCGGGTCTCCATCGGGACGACGTCGGACAACGAGAAGGTCCTGGCCGCCGCGGCCGCCTGGCGCACAGAGCACTGA
- a CDS encoding YwiC-like family protein: MSQSRPSRPSTHHVEHSSTHTDPAGPEQAAGSEGSPVSPEPTGSVTSPAAVSADQALTPPGVTSAPAGTTAPRHAPSQQSRPGPQDDIMLATGRPRQVERPKPPTQEQIRRQPGRKAWVPNQHGAWSMLVLPPIVGWVVGGFSWVNLLFLPTWWGGYLTYWSWSQWLRTRSARKRAIIMLPLLVYTGWTASLALITLLVAPYLIQWAVPLLPLFAIALHQVWRGHERSLLSGLSTTMAASLMAAVTYSLAVHGEGGFLGLGTPSSPLPGASPSGALTGWSWMWLVTALTAAYFGGTVPYIKSMIRERFNYVLLAGTVAAHTVVAVVTWWLASSGMLPWGHAVLWVVLTVRSLVMPLWQWRLVRRRHRPLRPGTMGIVEVVMCVAFLVTISV; encoded by the coding sequence GTGAGTCAGTCCCGCCCGTCGAGGCCCTCCACGCACCACGTCGAGCACTCCTCCACGCACACCGATCCCGCAGGCCCCGAGCAGGCCGCCGGGTCGGAGGGATCCCCTGTGTCTCCCGAGCCCACCGGCTCCGTGACGAGCCCGGCCGCCGTGTCGGCCGACCAGGCCCTGACACCGCCGGGAGTCACCTCGGCACCAGCCGGCACCACCGCTCCGCGCCACGCCCCTTCTCAGCAGTCCCGGCCCGGACCGCAGGACGACATCATGCTGGCCACCGGCCGCCCCCGGCAGGTCGAGCGCCCCAAGCCCCCCACCCAGGAGCAGATCCGCCGCCAGCCCGGCCGCAAGGCCTGGGTGCCCAACCAGCACGGTGCCTGGTCGATGCTGGTGCTGCCGCCGATCGTCGGCTGGGTGGTGGGCGGCTTCAGCTGGGTGAACCTCCTGTTCCTGCCGACATGGTGGGGCGGCTACCTCACGTACTGGTCCTGGTCGCAGTGGCTGCGCACCCGCTCGGCCCGCAAGCGCGCCATCATCATGCTGCCGCTCCTGGTCTACACCGGTTGGACGGCCTCACTGGCGCTCATCACCCTGCTCGTGGCGCCCTACCTCATCCAGTGGGCGGTGCCGCTGCTGCCGCTGTTCGCCATCGCGCTGCACCAGGTGTGGCGCGGTCACGAGCGCTCGCTGCTCTCGGGGCTGTCGACGACGATGGCCGCATCCCTCATGGCGGCCGTCACCTACAGCCTGGCGGTGCACGGCGAAGGCGGCTTCCTGGGCCTGGGAACACCGAGCTCTCCCCTACCGGGGGCCTCCCCCAGCGGTGCCCTGACGGGCTGGTCCTGGATGTGGCTGGTCACCGCACTGACGGCCGCCTACTTCGGCGGGACCGTGCCCTATATCAAGTCGATGATCCGCGAGCGCTTCAACTATGTGCTGCTGGCCGGCACGGTGGCGGCGCACACAGTGGTGGCGGTGGTGACGTGGTGGCTGGCGTCGTCGGGGATGCTGCCGTGGGGGCACGCCGTTCTGTGGGTGGTGCTGACCGTGCGGTCGCTGGTCATGCCGCTGTGGCAGTGGCGGCTGGTGCGCAGGCGCCACCGCCCGCTGCGCCCGGGGACGATGGGCATCGTCGAGGTCGTCATGTGCGTGGCCTTCCTGGTGACCATCTCGGTGTGA
- a CDS encoding GNAT family N-acetyltransferase, with the protein MGTTDSPVLHIRTARTARAEQAQDAAMAAALEAICFPPEYAASPATIAERMATYADHFWLIEDEGGMLLALVNGPCTHERDLSDEMYETPTMHDPDGAWQMILGVATAPAAQGQGLATRLLRTVTETTRVHGRQGLVLTCLDDLVRFYARLGFVDEGLSASHHGGVPWHQMRLTLS; encoded by the coding sequence ATGGGCACCACCGATTCCCCGGTTCTCCACATTCGCACGGCTCGGACGGCCCGGGCGGAGCAGGCTCAGGATGCGGCCATGGCCGCCGCACTGGAGGCCATTTGCTTCCCACCCGAGTATGCGGCCAGTCCAGCCACGATCGCCGAGCGGATGGCCACCTACGCCGACCACTTCTGGCTCATCGAGGACGAGGGCGGCATGCTGCTGGCTCTGGTCAACGGACCGTGCACCCATGAGCGCGATCTGAGTGACGAGATGTACGAGACCCCCACGATGCACGACCCTGACGGGGCCTGGCAGATGATCCTCGGCGTCGCCACGGCGCCGGCTGCCCAAGGGCAGGGGCTGGCCACCCGCCTGCTGCGCACCGTCACCGAGACGACGCGCGTCCACGGCCGTCAGGGTCTGGTGCTCACCTGCCTCGACGACCTCGTGCGCTTCTATGCGCGCCTGGGGTTCGTCGACGAGGGCCTGTCCGCCTCCCACCACGGCGGCGTGCCCTGGCACCAGATGCGGCTCACCCTGTCCTGA
- the pgm gene encoding phosphoglucomutase (alpha-D-glucose-1,6-bisphosphate-dependent) — MHPRAGQPAQPEDLIDVDEVVSAYYDLVPDPAVPAQKVVFGTSGHRGSSLDTAFNEAHIVATTAAIVEYRRSQGTDGPLYLGRDTHALSEPAWRTAVEVLAGAGVTTAVDARGAYTPTPAVSHSILLANGAGTEAGVRTSGPGLADGIVVTPSHNPPRDGGFKYNPPTGGPAGSESTTWIANRANELLASGWQDVPRVPVPEALDGPHVVKHDYLETYVADLESVIDLEAIRKAGVRIGADPLGGASVDYWGAIGERYGLELTVVNPEVDPAWHFMTLDWDGKIRMDCSSPNAMASLRSTMTPDAEGRTPYDVATGNDADSDRHGIVTPDGGLMNPNHFLAVAIEYLFTHRPGWPADAAVGKTLVSSSLIDRVAAAIGRTLIEVPVGFKHFVPGLLDGSIGFGGEESAGASFLRKDGTVWTTDKDGIILALLASEIIAVTGKSPSQLHEEQVERFGASAYARIDAAASKEEKAKLAALAAEDVTATELAGQEITARLVDAPGNGAAIGGLKVTTEDAWFAARPSGTEDVYKIYAESFQGADHLAQVQEEAKKVVSAALGG, encoded by the coding sequence ATGCACCCACGCGCAGGACAGCCAGCACAGCCCGAAGACCTCATCGACGTCGACGAGGTCGTCTCCGCCTACTACGACCTCGTTCCCGACCCCGCCGTCCCGGCTCAGAAGGTCGTCTTCGGCACCTCCGGGCACCGCGGCTCCTCTCTGGACACCGCCTTCAATGAGGCCCACATCGTGGCCACGACCGCCGCCATCGTGGAGTACCGCCGCTCCCAGGGCACCGACGGCCCGCTCTACCTGGGGCGTGACACGCACGCCCTGTCCGAGCCCGCCTGGCGCACCGCCGTCGAGGTGCTCGCCGGGGCCGGGGTGACCACCGCCGTCGACGCCCGTGGCGCCTACACGCCCACCCCGGCCGTCTCGCACTCCATCCTCCTGGCCAACGGCGCCGGGACCGAGGCGGGGGTGCGCACGAGCGGACCGGGTCTGGCCGACGGCATCGTGGTGACCCCCTCCCACAACCCGCCGCGCGACGGCGGCTTCAAGTACAACCCGCCCACCGGCGGCCCGGCCGGCTCGGAGTCCACCACGTGGATCGCCAACCGCGCCAACGAGCTGCTCGCCTCCGGCTGGCAGGACGTCCCGCGGGTCCCGGTCCCCGAGGCGCTCGACGGCCCCCACGTCGTCAAGCACGACTACCTGGAGACCTACGTCGCCGACCTGGAGAGCGTCATCGACCTTGAGGCGATCCGCAAGGCCGGCGTGCGCATCGGGGCCGACCCGCTGGGCGGCGCCTCGGTGGACTACTGGGGCGCGATCGGTGAGCGCTACGGCCTGGAGCTCACGGTGGTCAACCCCGAGGTGGACCCGGCCTGGCACTTCATGACCCTGGACTGGGACGGCAAGATCCGCATGGACTGCTCCTCACCCAACGCCATGGCCTCGCTGCGCTCCACGATGACGCCCGACGCCGAGGGCAGGACCCCCTACGACGTCGCCACCGGGAACGACGCCGACTCCGACCGCCACGGCATCGTCACCCCCGACGGCGGGCTGATGAACCCCAACCACTTCCTGGCCGTGGCCATCGAGTACCTCTTCACTCACCGGCCCGGCTGGCCCGCCGACGCCGCCGTCGGCAAGACCCTGGTCTCCTCCAGCCTCATCGACCGGGTGGCCGCCGCCATCGGGCGCACTCTCATCGAGGTGCCGGTGGGCTTCAAGCACTTCGTGCCCGGGCTGCTCGACGGCTCCATCGGCTTCGGCGGCGAGGAGAGCGCGGGGGCGTCCTTCCTGCGCAAGGACGGCACCGTGTGGACCACGGACAAGGACGGCATCATCCTGGCCCTGCTGGCCAGCGAGATCATCGCCGTCACCGGCAAGTCCCCCTCCCAGCTGCACGAGGAACAGGTGGAGCGCTTCGGCGCCAGCGCCTACGCCCGCATCGACGCCGCCGCCTCCAAGGAGGAGAAGGCCAAGCTCGCCGCCCTGGCCGCCGAGGACGTGACCGCCACCGAGCTGGCCGGCCAGGAGATCACCGCCCGGCTGGTCGATGCGCCCGGCAACGGGGCCGCCATCGGCGGGCTCAAGGTCACCACCGAGGACGCCTGGTTCGCCGCGCGCCCCTCGGGCACGGAGGACGTCTACAAGATCTACGCCGAGTCCTTCCAGGGTGCCGACCACCTGGCCCAGGTGCAGGAGGAGGCCAAGAAGGTAGTCTCCGCGGCCCTGGGCGGCTGA
- a CDS encoding RidA family protein has product MTVSRIATTNAPAAVGPYSQGVSTGQEAGSLVFVSGQVPLDPATGALVEGDIQAQAEQVLKNVGAILAEAGLGYDDVVKTTVLLADIADFAAVNEVYARYFTGEALPARAAFGVAALPLGAGVEIEAIAARS; this is encoded by the coding sequence ATGACCGTCAGCCGTATCGCCACGACCAACGCCCCCGCCGCCGTCGGCCCCTACTCCCAGGGCGTCTCCACCGGTCAGGAGGCCGGCTCGCTCGTTTTCGTCTCCGGGCAGGTGCCGCTCGACCCGGCCACCGGCGCGCTCGTCGAGGGCGACATCCAGGCCCAGGCCGAGCAGGTCCTCAAGAACGTGGGCGCCATCCTGGCCGAGGCCGGGCTCGGGTACGACGACGTCGTCAAGACCACGGTCCTGCTCGCCGACATCGCCGACTTCGCCGCCGTCAACGAGGTCTACGCCCGCTACTTCACCGGTGAGGCCCTCCCGGCCCGGGCCGCCTTCGGCGTGGCCGCCCTGCCGCTGGGGGCCGGCGTCGAGATCGAGGCCATCGCCGCTCGATCCTGA
- a CDS encoding DUF5129 domain-containing protein — MPPTHLPLVVRLGGIRSLLSFCAIMTAGLAAALSPMAVAMWEPALAAVTLLPALLGVGGIAYYLRRGLSVRRMAREARRAYSRVTYDYEVTELQARLVPEGEARSARVMADYRWLRDEYENLTRSWQDLGSPRGTQWFEPGMLGRVTELERRSAVLDLTENAIVGHAAFLTLSSHWERIWFDEQRPVLEDLDLLLDLCQWIDSCAFTPGGTVEARELVRAHHQRLSEMTAELAAGRLQPSVALDELSWIGADVRRSVNCLSLCAAGAEPSLGLPGAEVQGRRGIDGWPDTVGIAGGAGDGQWTDDDAVSHLGHVSHVSPRRHAATRSFLGDGSFPGY; from the coding sequence ATGCCGCCCACGCACCTTCCTCTCGTTGTCCGCCTCGGTGGCATCCGCTCGCTGCTGTCCTTCTGCGCCATCATGACTGCGGGCCTGGCGGCCGCGCTCTCTCCGATGGCCGTGGCGATGTGGGAGCCCGCCCTCGCTGCTGTCACGCTGCTGCCGGCCCTTCTGGGCGTAGGCGGGATCGCCTACTACCTGCGGCGCGGTCTGTCCGTTCGCCGGATGGCCCGGGAGGCTCGGCGTGCCTACTCCCGGGTCACCTACGACTACGAGGTCACTGAGCTCCAGGCGCGCCTCGTCCCGGAGGGGGAGGCGCGCAGCGCCCGGGTCATGGCCGACTACCGCTGGTTGCGTGACGAGTACGAGAATCTGACCCGCTCCTGGCAGGACCTCGGCAGCCCGCGCGGCACCCAGTGGTTCGAGCCCGGGATGCTCGGGAGGGTCACCGAGCTCGAGCGGCGCTCGGCCGTACTGGACTTGACCGAGAACGCCATCGTCGGACATGCCGCCTTCCTGACCCTGTCCTCCCACTGGGAGCGGATCTGGTTCGACGAGCAGCGTCCCGTCCTGGAGGATCTCGACCTGCTCCTGGACCTGTGCCAGTGGATCGACTCCTGTGCCTTCACTCCCGGTGGCACGGTGGAGGCGCGCGAGCTTGTCCGGGCCCACCATCAGCGTCTCAGTGAGATGACTGCCGAGCTGGCAGCCGGCCGGCTGCAGCCCTCCGTGGCGCTCGATGAGCTCTCCTGGATCGGGGCCGACGTCCGCCGGTCAGTGAACTGCCTGTCGCTCTGCGCGGCCGGTGCGGAGCCGTCCCTTGGTCTTCCTGGAGCCGAGGTGCAAGGCCGACGAGGCATCGATGGGTGGCCGGATACTGTGGGAATCGCCGGCGGAGCCGGGGACGGGCAGTGGACCGATGATGACGCCGTGAGTCATCTGGGTCATGTGAGCCATGTGAGTCCCCGACGGCATGCGGCGACCCGAAGCTTCCTCGGGGATGGGAGCTTTCCGGGATACTGA
- a CDS encoding DUF5129 domain-containing protein, protein MEIDDRARILSNESVADSIRGVGFRQDVHVVVVSVPGYMIDDLNGEVLKYARAHQNSPRPWISSSNSNYWSDGTVILAVAPDSRKVGCYFGKDVRLPLSQQASIQSAAKKAFNDHKWDDGILAMAKKTADLLGRPAEGSWLTTFIIPAPASIIGIWALRKYLRRGLRARVVGKELTESYSRVSLGDEDVKLNMRTIPENEPYGARVRMWYRWYCQEYASITRDLQAFGHPRGPQWFAWRMLKRVSRLKKRAVMLESLGATISNTASILNMSSTWEKAWENEQGRVQEDLQALRSLCDTISASRDVPLGVKKERKWIKEQRSRLGDIEIALASGRIRPSDALDELERTAQSVREKALDLMRRAVNADTSKYAEERRRRYFASLDSEHDVVRAGQWLFSSDDGGSNHSSNTYQFSGSPLGGDASSSGWEGAGWLGSFTSVSDLVVGYESAASYVSTTSGSSSYSGGDGSSGYSGSSSSVDYSGGDFSGAGSSSSF, encoded by the coding sequence GTGGAGATCGATGACAGGGCCCGTATTCTTTCAAACGAATCAGTGGCGGACAGTATAAGGGGTGTGGGCTTTCGTCAAGATGTTCACGTCGTGGTCGTCTCGGTGCCCGGATACATGATTGATGACCTCAACGGTGAGGTGCTCAAGTATGCTCGCGCTCATCAGAATTCTCCAAGGCCGTGGATCTCCTCATCCAACTCCAACTACTGGAGTGACGGTACTGTTATCCTTGCAGTCGCACCCGATTCCAGGAAGGTGGGGTGTTACTTCGGGAAGGATGTGCGCCTGCCCTTGAGTCAGCAAGCGTCGATCCAAAGTGCTGCAAAAAAGGCATTCAATGACCATAAGTGGGATGATGGAATCCTGGCAATGGCGAAGAAGACGGCCGACCTGTTAGGGCGCCCCGCTGAAGGGAGCTGGCTCACCACCTTCATCATCCCGGCTCCGGCAAGCATCATCGGAATATGGGCGCTCCGGAAGTACCTGCGTCGTGGCCTGCGTGCAAGAGTTGTTGGGAAGGAGCTGACGGAGAGCTACTCTCGAGTCTCCCTCGGTGACGAGGATGTCAAGCTGAATATGCGCACCATCCCTGAGAATGAACCGTATGGGGCTCGAGTGAGGATGTGGTACCGGTGGTACTGCCAGGAGTATGCGAGCATCACTAGAGACTTGCAAGCATTCGGGCATCCTCGCGGACCGCAGTGGTTCGCCTGGAGAATGCTGAAGCGTGTGTCCAGATTGAAGAAGCGCGCTGTTATGCTGGAGTCGCTTGGGGCGACGATCTCAAACACAGCATCCATCCTCAACATGTCATCGACCTGGGAGAAGGCATGGGAGAACGAGCAAGGGCGGGTGCAGGAGGACCTGCAGGCGTTGAGATCGCTTTGCGATACGATCTCCGCGTCTCGGGACGTGCCTCTAGGTGTGAAGAAGGAGCGGAAGTGGATCAAGGAGCAGCGCTCGCGCCTCGGCGATATAGAAATAGCGTTGGCGAGCGGCAGGATACGTCCTTCCGATGCTCTTGACGAGCTGGAGAGGACGGCGCAATCAGTTCGGGAGAAGGCTTTGGATCTCATGCGTCGCGCAGTGAATGCCGATACGTCCAAGTACGCCGAAGAACGTCGCCGTCGTTATTTCGCGTCACTAGATTCAGAACATGATGTTGTGCGTGCGGGGCAATGGTTATTCTCCAGCGACGACGGTGGGAGTAACCACAGCTCGAATACTTACCAGTTCTCCGGCTCACCGCTTGGTGGCGATGCTTCCTCGTCGGGCTGGGAAGGGGCGGGATGGCTCGGCTCCTTCACCTCGGTATCCGATCTGGTGGTGGGGTACGAATCCGCCGCATCCTATGTGTCGACGACCTCGGGGTCGTCCTCCTATTCGGGTGGAGATGGATCGTCAGGGTACTCGGGAAGCAGCTCCTCCGTAGACTACAGCGGGGGTGACTTCTCAGGAGCCGGTTCATCATCCAGCTTCTGA
- a CDS encoding DUF5129 domain-containing protein yields the protein MDVRDEAGIYHEQTLRRGLEEQNYDREVRIAVLSVPGAGISNIDEETVKYAGDGAQGSSWLKGSDVDSLVDGTVLFVVAPESHWVRCYAAKDLQLSADKRTAIENAAGSHYAQGDWDGGTVAMGRQLATYIGSGDGSSTMMRVAGAILAFMAGSGWLAFYIWRGMTARRRAQVAYRDMMRIVYTYDLTELQAGTLPEGSRQSRDVGSDYRRFRDEYDTVSQQWKDFGEPCGAQWFGRGVLAQATRLAERTASLAELDAAVNAGAATRTDAALNSGGTAL from the coding sequence GTGGACGTTCGCGACGAGGCCGGCATCTATCACGAGCAGACTCTTCGCCGCGGCCTGGAGGAGCAGAACTACGATCGTGAGGTTCGCATCGCGGTGCTCTCGGTTCCCGGAGCCGGTATCAGCAACATTGATGAGGAGACTGTCAAGTACGCGGGTGACGGCGCACAAGGCTCCTCCTGGCTCAAGGGCTCCGACGTCGATAGCCTGGTGGACGGAACGGTCCTCTTCGTGGTGGCACCCGAGTCTCACTGGGTGCGTTGCTACGCGGCGAAGGACCTGCAGCTGTCTGCCGACAAGCGCACAGCCATCGAGAACGCGGCGGGAAGCCACTACGCCCAGGGTGACTGGGATGGTGGGACTGTGGCGATGGGGCGGCAGCTGGCGACCTACATCGGGTCAGGCGATGGAAGCAGCACGATGATGCGGGTGGCCGGTGCGATCCTCGCCTTCATGGCGGGGAGCGGATGGCTTGCCTTCTACATATGGCGGGGGATGACCGCCCGGCGGCGAGCTCAAGTGGCGTACCGGGACATGATGCGGATCGTCTACACCTACGATCTCACCGAGCTGCAGGCGGGAACCCTGCCGGAGGGGTCCCGCCAGAGCCGGGACGTTGGTTCCGACTACCGACGATTCCGCGACGAGTATGACACCGTCAGCCAGCAGTGGAAGGACTTCGGGGAACCTTGCGGTGCTCAGTGGTTCGGGCGCGGTGTTCTCGCTCAGGCCACTCGTCTCGCCGAGAGGACGGCCAGTTTGGCCGAGCTCGACGCCGCTGTGAATGCCGGCGCCGCGACTCGGACGGACGCAGCCCTAAATTCTGGGGGTACTGCTCTGTGA
- a CDS encoding DUF5129 domain-containing protein has translation MALVVAPFIINGGQSPFYPAKQFHPTVEIHDEPGVLHQDHVKAELEKLTFRQPTHIAVVDVNSSRVQNLEQEVQNYARTHPTDVPWISWTDSEHWADNVFVIAGAPNANYDESLEGQVAGYYYGSQLHISEKGREEVWDVAEWKIISDDDDGRVIESAEVASEYIGYQLDPARMCAQFTLFFIFFIAANKWIRYYLGRGKRAMAGIEEAREAYSQAMAGRAAVIGYLRLIPAGDIYGVQVIARYKVLQRHYRRLERAWKIIGDPVGLQWYGMRRGRLAEYAKSYSVQLRAMQQTVVNCAQLLTRKGAWQESWENEYELVQRDIAAVARIFSYVPKEHESFSHEALKWVKLKRAELDATATKVLTRTMPPSDALRELTRLSTEAKKFAEQAVDELFRGKSSREYYEKYRKYLLRYREESRQGLKSATKPPSRPQFRVGAHGVYYVTPSKSADEGHEFSNVSVTVRMNPQSPAASFVALRTDTPGPMSVYSPVRDISDAYFYAIAMPAVDEKFKAKKKRKGGLRRT, from the coding sequence GTGGCGCTTGTGGTCGCACCATTCATCATCAACGGTGGACAATCCCCCTTCTACCCCGCGAAACAATTTCACCCGACGGTGGAGATCCATGATGAGCCCGGTGTTCTTCATCAGGACCATGTCAAGGCGGAACTTGAGAAGCTCACCTTTCGGCAGCCGACTCACATCGCTGTGGTGGATGTGAACAGCTCGAGAGTTCAGAACCTTGAGCAGGAGGTTCAGAACTACGCCCGCACCCATCCCACTGACGTCCCCTGGATATCATGGACTGATTCTGAGCACTGGGCCGACAACGTGTTCGTGATCGCCGGTGCGCCCAACGCCAACTATGACGAAAGTCTGGAGGGGCAGGTAGCCGGGTACTACTACGGATCCCAGTTGCATATCAGTGAGAAGGGAAGGGAGGAGGTATGGGATGTCGCAGAATGGAAAATTATATCTGACGACGATGATGGGCGCGTTATAGAATCAGCAGAAGTCGCATCCGAATACATTGGATATCAGTTGGATCCTGCCAGGATGTGTGCTCAGTTCACGTTATTCTTCATCTTCTTCATCGCTGCGAACAAGTGGATTCGATACTATTTGGGTCGAGGGAAACGGGCGATGGCCGGCATTGAAGAGGCGCGTGAGGCGTACTCGCAGGCGATGGCCGGGCGTGCGGCCGTCATTGGCTACCTTCGACTCATCCCTGCTGGCGACATCTACGGCGTTCAAGTGATCGCCCGGTATAAGGTGCTTCAGCGGCACTATCGCCGACTTGAGCGCGCCTGGAAGATCATAGGGGACCCCGTCGGACTTCAGTGGTACGGAATGAGGCGTGGTCGTCTTGCTGAGTATGCCAAGTCCTACTCCGTGCAGCTCCGCGCCATGCAGCAAACGGTTGTCAACTGTGCGCAGCTTTTAACGAGGAAAGGAGCCTGGCAGGAATCATGGGAAAACGAGTACGAGCTCGTGCAGCGAGATATTGCGGCAGTAGCACGTATCTTCTCCTATGTCCCGAAGGAACATGAATCATTCTCTCATGAGGCGCTGAAATGGGTGAAACTGAAGCGGGCCGAGCTTGATGCTACTGCCACGAAGGTATTAACCCGAACAATGCCCCCGTCCGATGCTCTTCGTGAACTGACTCGCCTCTCCACCGAGGCAAAAAAGTTCGCAGAGCAAGCGGTCGATGAGTTATTTCGGGGTAAATCTAGCCGGGAGTATTATGAAAAATATCGAAAATACCTACTGCGCTACCGCGAAGAAAGTCGGCAGGGCCTGAAGAGTGCTACGAAGCCTCCCTCCAGGCCTCAGTTTAGAGTGGGCGCCCATGGTGTGTACTACGTGACACCCTCAAAATCTGCTGATGAAGGTCATGAGTTCTCCAATGTTTCCGTGACTGTTCGTATGAACCCCCAATCTCCGGCCGCTTCCTTTGTTGCCTTGAGGACGGATACTCCGGGCCCCATGTCTGTGTACTCGCCAGTCCGTGACATATCAGATGCTTATTTTTATGCCATAGCGATGCCGGCAGTGGACGAAAAGTTCAAGGCCAAGAAGAAGCGAAAGGGTGGGTTGAGGCGCACATGA